One window of the Ureibacillus sp. FSL W7-1570 genome contains the following:
- a CDS encoding transglutaminase domain-containing protein: protein MLKRLTIFVILLVMIKPAYDLSKDIWDGVLQWIDENQVAEKIDSFNISNVEKQSAKEPIDETTSTITALRNTIHLPTKVQSVEELADAFYYHFSQWETDFEIQYAGSTSDIEHLLQQAVEDAANRDHYILGHLGDRKIEYEYGKYKALIKVHQEYLTNAAYEQYVDAQVASILSNVDANSMSDFEKVKFVNDYIVKNTVYSEDTTLSPHSAIAVLKEHKGVCQGYALLALKMLRELGIETLYVVGEVNTGPHAWNLVKVNGEWYHLDTTWNDPVPDRGNAVRYQYFLVDDATMKLDHRWEAGNYPKATSKQYAFMEKMDHAFEKGGYIYYSNLQDHHRLYRLNLATGENQRLTRSRAQYIVGAGDWIYFSNYSNGAYLTRIRTDGSEESIIYPEKVSDLLVEDGYLIFATDDGLKKMEIETS, encoded by the coding sequence TTGTTAAAGCGTTTGACCATTTTCGTGATACTTCTTGTAATGATTAAACCCGCTTATGACTTGTCAAAAGATATCTGGGATGGCGTGCTTCAATGGATTGACGAAAACCAGGTTGCCGAAAAAATAGATAGCTTCAATATTTCAAATGTTGAAAAACAATCGGCAAAAGAACCGATTGATGAAACCACATCAACCATTACCGCTTTGCGAAATACCATTCACCTGCCGACAAAAGTGCAATCTGTTGAAGAATTGGCCGATGCATTTTATTATCATTTTAGCCAGTGGGAAACGGATTTTGAAATACAGTACGCGGGAAGTACAAGTGATATCGAACATCTGCTTCAACAAGCTGTGGAAGACGCAGCCAACCGGGATCATTACATTTTAGGCCATCTGGGCGACCGGAAAATTGAATATGAATACGGAAAATATAAAGCGCTGATCAAAGTGCATCAGGAATATTTAACCAATGCTGCCTATGAACAATATGTAGATGCACAAGTGGCAAGCATTTTGTCCAATGTGGATGCCAACTCCATGTCGGATTTTGAAAAGGTAAAGTTTGTGAATGATTACATCGTAAAAAATACCGTTTATAGCGAAGATACAACTCTAAGCCCGCATAGCGCAATCGCCGTTTTGAAAGAACATAAAGGCGTTTGCCAGGGCTATGCGCTTCTTGCTTTAAAAATGTTGAGAGAGCTTGGCATTGAAACCTTATATGTGGTGGGAGAGGTGAATACAGGACCTCATGCTTGGAATTTGGTGAAAGTGAATGGGGAATGGTATCACCTTGATACAACATGGAATGATCCGGTGCCTGACCGCGGTAATGCAGTAAGATATCAATATTTCCTTGTAGATGATGCGACAATGAAATTGGATCATCGTTGGGAAGCAGGGAACTATCCGAAGGCGACCAGCAAACAATACGCCTTTATGGAAAAAATGGATCATGCTTTTGAAAAAGGTGGTTATATTTATTACAGCAATCTTCAGGATCATCATCGCTTATATCGGTTGAATTTGGCTACCGGCGAAAATCAGCGATTAACAAGAAGCAGAGCACAATATATCGTTGGTGCCGGAGATTGGATTTACTTCAGCAACTATTCCAATGGGGCGTATTTAACAAGAATACGCACTGACGGCTCGGAAGAATCCATCATCTATCCGGAAAAGGTGAGTGATTTGCTGGTTGAAGATGGTTACTTGATCTTCGCGACGGATGATGGATTGAAAAAGATGGAGATTGAGACTTCTTGA
- the argH gene encoding argininosuccinate lyase has protein sequence MFQEYRSRIHESEGTQFPSNSYRKIVLQPAYDEAKKHFLKAMVQIHIAHLKMLEEQQLVSKEDAKKIGAAIGQLDMEYFSKQEYQPQFEDLFFHIENKLMEMAGDIAGNLHIGRSRNDMGIAIYRMTIREKLLDLMDELVTLRTSLITFALEHVDTIMIGYTHTQQAQPTTFAHYLKAVIDQLTRDFKRMQHAYATVNRSSMGAAALTTTGFNINRARMQELLAFDDMVENAWDAVAGADYIAETASVVQLAALNLGRTAQDFLLWATQEFNAISLASPYVQVSSIMPQKRNPVSIEHTRSLLSSVVGDASTVLQMIHNTPFGDIVDTEDDMQPYIWRAMEKLRGIYKLFGSLVVTMDVNKEKLLERAEKSLANVTQLADTLVMTENISFRQSHKLVSECVRALLKDNKTSIEDLTWELVNAKSIELTKKPLKISKEEFYQSLKPAHFVNVRKMPGGPAPMTMTESLLKAKSETSALCKWVQNKKDAILQSEKRLRQYLDEWSRKEK, from the coding sequence ATGTTCCAAGAGTATAGAAGCCGCATCCATGAATCTGAGGGTACCCAGTTCCCTTCAAACAGCTATCGTAAAATCGTGCTACAGCCTGCCTATGATGAAGCAAAGAAACATTTTTTGAAAGCAATGGTGCAAATACATATTGCCCATTTAAAAATGCTTGAAGAACAACAACTGGTTTCAAAAGAAGATGCAAAAAAAATCGGTGCTGCAATCGGCCAATTAGACATGGAATATTTTTCAAAACAAGAATATCAACCGCAGTTTGAGGATCTATTTTTCCATATTGAAAATAAATTGATGGAGATGGCTGGTGATATAGCAGGAAATCTGCATATCGGACGAAGCAGAAACGATATGGGCATCGCCATTTATCGCATGACCATCCGCGAAAAACTTCTCGACCTGATGGACGAATTGGTCACCTTAAGAACTTCCCTCATCACCTTTGCATTAGAACACGTAGATACGATCATGATCGGCTATACTCATACCCAACAAGCCCAGCCAACCACTTTTGCCCACTACTTGAAAGCCGTGATTGACCAGCTCACAAGGGATTTTAAACGCATGCAGCACGCTTATGCGACAGTGAACCGGAGCAGTATGGGGGCGGCTGCACTGACAACAACAGGATTCAACATTAACCGCGCAAGAATGCAGGAACTGCTCGCCTTTGATGATATGGTGGAAAATGCGTGGGATGCGGTTGCGGGGGCCGATTATATCGCTGAAACGGCCAGTGTCGTGCAGCTGGCTGCATTGAACCTTGGCCGCACCGCGCAAGACTTCTTGCTGTGGGCCACACAAGAATTTAACGCGATCAGTCTTGCAAGTCCTTATGTTCAAGTAAGTTCCATCATGCCGCAAAAGCGGAATCCCGTTTCCATTGAGCATACCCGTTCACTGCTTTCATCCGTTGTAGGCGATGCTTCCACCGTCTTACAAATGATTCATAACACGCCATTTGGAGATATTGTGGATACGGAAGATGACATGCAGCCTTATATTTGGCGGGCTATGGAAAAATTGCGCGGTATCTACAAATTATTTGGCAGTTTAGTAGTAACCATGGATGTGAATAAAGAAAAGTTGTTGGAACGGGCTGAAAAAAGTTTGGCCAACGTCACTCAATTGGCGGATACCCTTGTCATGACCGAAAATATTTCCTTCCGACAGTCCCATAAACTCGTTTCCGAATGTGTCCGCGCATTGCTTAAAGACAATAAGACTTCCATTGAGGATTTGACTTGGGAACTGGTCAATGCGAAAAGTATTGAGCTCACAAAGAAACCTTTAAAGATTTCAAAGGAAGAATTCTATCAATCTTTGAAACCCGCCCATTTCGTCAATGTCCGCAAAATGCCCGGCGGCCCTGCACCAATGACGATGACCGAATCATTGTTAAAGGCAAAAAGCGAAACATCCGCCCTTTGCAAATGGGTTCAGAATAAAAAGGATGCCATTTTACAAAGTGAAAAACGATTACGACAATATTTGGATGAATGGAGCAGAAAGGAAAAATGA
- a CDS encoding DMT family transporter produces MKTKIIYPLLIIVAASSYGILSTVIKVAMGRGFTSDEAVTSQYLIGFFLALVCFILTKGKIPKLGKKEFMLLLFAGIFTGTTGIVYGKSLNYLPASLAVVLLFQFTWIGMLIDCILRKRWPSRPEAISLAILFVGTLLAAGVAFEADLSNFQWKGWLFGFCSAISFAIFLQINSRSIEGITTIERTLFTSFFALVLISIFLSPEILWNGILIREGLWQFGLVLGFFGTILPIFLLAFAVPKVGGGIASILSAMELPVAVFASVIVLHEAITWLQIIGIVLILWGIALPTMLSEKQLKKLQKEKQ; encoded by the coding sequence ATGAAAACCAAGATTATTTATCCATTACTTATCATAGTTGCAGCAAGCAGTTACGGCATCCTTTCGACCGTTATCAAAGTGGCGATGGGCCGTGGATTTACTTCGGATGAAGCCGTTACAAGCCAATATTTAATCGGCTTTTTCCTGGCTTTGGTATGTTTCATCCTGACGAAAGGCAAAATTCCTAAGCTCGGAAAAAAGGAATTCATGCTTCTTCTTTTCGCCGGAATTTTTACCGGTACAACCGGGATCGTTTACGGAAAATCTTTAAATTATTTGCCTGCTTCCCTCGCCGTAGTATTGCTTTTCCAATTCACATGGATCGGCATGTTGATCGACTGCATTTTAAGAAAAAGATGGCCAAGTCGTCCTGAAGCGATTTCCCTCGCCATTCTTTTTGTCGGAACGCTCCTTGCCGCTGGTGTCGCGTTTGAAGCGGATTTATCGAACTTTCAATGGAAAGGCTGGTTGTTCGGCTTTTGTTCAGCCATCAGCTTCGCCATATTCCTGCAAATTAATTCAAGATCCATCGAAGGGATTACAACCATTGAACGAACATTGTTTACATCCTTTTTTGCCCTTGTTTTGATCAGCATATTCTTGTCACCAGAAATACTGTGGAACGGTATATTAATAAGAGAAGGTCTTTGGCAATTCGGTTTAGTGCTCGGATTCTTCGGAACCATCCTGCCGATTTTCCTGCTTGCTTTCGCTGTGCCAAAGGTTGGCGGCGGTATTGCTTCCATCTTAAGCGCCATGGAATTACCCGTTGCGGTCTTCGCTTCGGTCATCGTACTTCATGAAGCCATTACTTGGCTGCAAATCATCGGAATTGTCCTTATTTTGTGGGGAATTGCGTTGCCAACAATGCTTTCTGAAAAACAGTTAAAGAAATTGCAAAAAGAAAAACAATAA
- a CDS encoding BadF/BadG/BcrA/BcrD ATPase family protein: MNQYVLAIDGGATKTTLSLRDAEGKIYFEKTTTSTNYQAIGTEKVEKVLTDLLEDAYTSTGIQNIAVAAFAMAGVDTKNGLAIVRNIIDRSCQNSSFCIHHTIVENDVQSTLIGLTGNNAGALVISGTGSAAYATDGKGRIERSGGWGHRVGDEGSGYWIGREILNTIFRYEDGRLPKPTILTDLVYDLLQINNIEQLNDWIYHPNYTNAQMAKISAVLSKAISLGDERAIDIACEAAKELSLMTDAVLRKIGPIHEKFVVYLNGGILKNNPVILKLYKDYVKELYPHISFHLCNQNPIDYIANRALRSLK; this comes from the coding sequence ATGAATCAATATGTTTTAGCCATTGATGGAGGAGCGACAAAAACGACTTTGTCATTGAGGGATGCTGAGGGGAAAATCTATTTTGAAAAAACCACTACAAGCACCAATTACCAAGCAATCGGCACAGAAAAAGTCGAAAAGGTGTTAACCGATCTATTAGAAGACGCCTACACTTCAACGGGCATTCAGAACATTGCCGTTGCAGCTTTTGCCATGGCTGGCGTCGATACAAAAAACGGGCTGGCAATCGTACGGAACATAATCGATCGAAGCTGCCAAAATTCATCCTTTTGCATCCATCACACCATTGTTGAAAATGACGTACAGTCCACATTAATCGGATTAACCGGGAACAATGCGGGAGCCCTTGTTATTTCAGGTACAGGTTCAGCCGCTTATGCGACCGATGGCAAAGGAAGAATCGAACGTTCCGGCGGTTGGGGGCACCGGGTTGGAGATGAGGGGAGCGGCTATTGGATCGGAAGGGAAATTTTAAATACCATTTTCAGATATGAAGACGGCCGTCTCCCGAAACCTACCATCCTCACCGACTTGGTATATGACCTTTTGCAAATAAACAATATCGAACAGCTCAACGACTGGATATACCATCCCAATTATACCAATGCCCAAATGGCCAAAATCTCCGCCGTCCTTTCAAAAGCCATCTCTCTTGGAGACGAGCGGGCCATCGATATTGCTTGTGAAGCTGCAAAGGAGTTATCCCTTATGACCGATGCCGTACTTCGGAAAATCGGGCCGATTCATGAGAAGTTTGTAGTTTACTTAAACGGGGGCATACTGAAAAATAATCCGGTCATATTAAAACTATATAAAGATTATGTGAAAGAATTATATCCTCATATTTCCTTCCATTTATGCAATCAAAATCCGATAGACTATATTGCCAACAGGGCACTTCGTTCATTAAAATAA